A single window of Spirochaetota bacterium DNA harbors:
- a CDS encoding TerC family protein has translation MTSTLLWVGFNAFVLAMLLLDLGVFNRKAHEIKVKEAVLWTIFWILLALLFNAGIYFYSGYQKALLFFTAYLVEKSLSMDNIFVFLMLFTYFKVHPIYQHKVLFWGVLGALIMRAIFIFAGIALIEKFDWILYVFGAFLIYTGYKMMKEKDKEIHPEKNPVLKLARKMLPVTGDYRNGYFFVKENGKRFVTPLFIVLLVVESTDVVFAVDSIPAVLAISHDPFIVYTSNVMAILGLRALYFALAAVMRLFRFLHYGLSVILIYVGCKMIAAQLGFHIPTEISLGVIAFVLTISILTSIYIPENKEK, from the coding sequence ATGACATCAACGCTGTTGTGGGTTGGTTTTAATGCTTTTGTTTTAGCCATGCTTCTTCTGGATTTGGGAGTTTTTAACAGAAAAGCCCATGAAATTAAAGTAAAAGAAGCTGTACTATGGACAATTTTCTGGATTTTGCTGGCATTGCTTTTTAATGCTGGAATATATTTCTACTCAGGTTATCAGAAAGCCTTATTATTTTTTACTGCCTACCTTGTTGAAAAGTCATTGAGTATGGATAATATTTTTGTTTTTTTAATGTTATTCACATATTTTAAAGTGCATCCTATATATCAGCATAAGGTGTTATTTTGGGGTGTATTGGGTGCACTTATCATGCGTGCAATATTTATATTTGCAGGAATTGCACTAATTGAAAAGTTTGATTGGATTTTGTATGTATTTGGTGCATTTTTGATATACACTGGCTATAAAATGATGAAAGAAAAGGATAAAGAAATACATCCTGAAAAAAATCCCGTACTTAAATTAGCACGCAAAATGCTGCCGGTTACCGGTGATTATCGCAATGGTTATTTTTTTGTAAAGGAAAATGGTAAGCGGTTTGTCACACCACTATTCATTGTATTATTGGTAGTTGAATCAACTGATGTAGTATTTGCTGTTGATTCAATTCCTGCTGTACTGGCAATAAGCCATGATCCCTTTATTGTGTATACTTCAAATGTTATGGCAATTCTTGGCTTACGCGCTCTATATTTTGCGCTGGCTGCTGTTATGCGGCTTTTCAGGTTTTTACACTATGGGTTGTCAGTTATCCTGATATATGTAGGATGCAAAATGATTGCAGCACAGTTAGGTTTTCATATCCCAACAGAGATTTCTCTTGGAGTAATAGCTTTTGTATTGACAATTTCAATACTCACTTCTATCTATATCCCCGAAAATAAAGAAAAATAA
- the hypB gene encoding hydrogenase nickel incorporation protein HypB — translation MEIQVLQNIYESNIQKADEIRKLLKEKKVYMLDIMSSPGSGKTTITDKIIAHLQPDYAIALIEGDMETTNDAKKLAKYNIPIVQIETKLFGGACHLESSWIMGCLEKFNLDAIDVVIIENIGNLVCPAEFELGDDERIVVLSVTEGEDKPVKYPLMFNSSHTLLINKIDLLPYLDFNMDELLANVKRTNPKMEIHTVSAKTGEGMEGFLKALRARIKNKIGK, via the coding sequence ATGGAAATTCAGGTTTTACAGAATATCTATGAATCTAATATCCAGAAAGCCGATGAGATAAGAAAACTACTAAAAGAAAAAAAAGTCTATATGCTTGATATCATGAGTTCACCAGGTTCAGGGAAAACAACTATAACTGATAAGATTATTGCACACCTACAACCGGATTATGCTATTGCACTTATTGAAGGGGATATGGAAACAACAAATGATGCAAAAAAATTAGCCAAGTACAATATCCCTATCGTGCAAATTGAAACAAAACTTTTTGGTGGTGCATGTCATCTAGAAAGTTCATGGATTATGGGCTGTCTTGAAAAATTTAATCTTGATGCCATTGATGTAGTTATAATTGAAAATATTGGTAATCTGGTCTGTCCTGCTGAATTTGAATTAGGTGATGATGAAAGGATTGTGGTATTGAGTGTAACCGAAGGAGAGGATAAACCGGTTAAATATCCTTTGATGTTTAACTCCTCGCATACACTGTTGATTAATAAAATTGACCTTTTGCCATATCTTGATTTCAACATGGATGAATTGCTTGCAAATGTTAAACGCACAAATCCAAAGATGGAGATACATACAGTCAGTGCAAAAACAGGAGAAGGAATGGAAGGCTTTTTAAAAGCGCTGAGAGCAAGAATAAAGAATAAGATTGGGAAGTGA